The genomic DNA GCTACACAAGGTCCTGGGGAGGAAGTTTCTCTTCTAAAATATTCTAGCTGCAgataacatttttcttattcagATCCTTTGAGGAAATTATTTACTCATCCATTTTCTGAGGAGTACGACTATTAGACACTTACCGACTTTTAATACATGAAGTGGAATAGAAAGCAGCAACTTGTATCatactggaaaataaattttcatcaagaaacagacccagaaagagaagacaccTCTACATAAGCACGGGGTGAGATGGCAGAGGCTCCTGTGGATGCCTCAACTCTGCCCGTaactgtgaagaaaaagaaaagtctatcCATTGAAGAAAAGATCGACATCATAAATGCAGTAGAAAGTGGTAAGAAAAAAGCAGAGATTGCAGCTGaatatggaataaagaaaaattcattGTCTTCTATTATGAAGAATAAAGACAAGGTTCTAGAAGCCTTTGAATCTCTGAGATTTGatccaaagagaaaaagactgagaacTGCTTTTTACACAGATCTGGAAGAGGCACTAATGAGGTGGTATCGAATCGCCCAGTGTCTGAATGTACCAGTTAATGGTCCAATGTTGCGTCTAAAAGCTAATGATTTTGCCCAGAAACTGGGACATAATGATTTTAAGTGCAGCAATGGTTGGCTGGATCGCTTTAAATCCAGGTATGGTTTAGTATTCAGAGCTCAACCTGTAGAAGCTACAGGTGTATCAGTAGACCCTTCAGATGTCTGGCACCAAAACATACTTCCTTATTATTTAAATGATTATCatcctaaaaatgtttttaatgtaaaagaGACTGGGCTGCTTTATCGAATGTTGCCTACAAATACATTTGCAtttaaaggagaaacatgctCAATTGGCAAGTTATGCAAAGACAGAATAACTCTGGTGGTTGGGACAAACATGGACGGCTCTGAGAAGCTTCCTTTGCTTATCATTGGAAAGAACAGAAATCCACATTGTTTCAAAGGCGTAAAATCATTGCCTGTGTATTATGAAGCTAACAAAATGGCACGGATGACCTCAGTTGTATTTGAACAATGGATGCGGAAGCTTGATGAGAAATTTCAAGCCCAGCAAAGAAGAGTGGTGATTTTTGTTGAATCGTTTCCTGCACATCCAGAGGTAAAAAACCTAAAATCCATTGAGTTAGCGTTCTTTCCGTCTTGTTTATCTTCCAAACTTATAGCCATGAAACAAGGTGTTATTAAAAGCCTTAAAATCAAATATCGACATTGTCTGATTAAGAAATTTTTAAGCTCTGTTGAAGGCAGCAAAGAATTTATGTTTTCCCTGCTAGATGCAGTTGATACCTTGCATCTCTGTTGGAGGGCTGTCACCCCAGAGACTATTGTTAAGAGCTATGAAGAGGCAGGATTCAAATCTCAAAAGGGAGAAAGTGACAAGACAAATGCAGAGACGGACACTGGTCTTGATTTGGTTGTCCATGCCCAGGCGGCAGGAGTGGAATTTCCTGAAGGCTTATCCATAGAAGAGTATGCTGCCCTGGATGATGATTTAGAGACATGTGAAGCAGCACCAAGTGACGATGCTGTATGGACCAAAGAAAGTAAAGCAGATGAAACTGGATTTTATACTTCTGATGAAGAGGATGATGGTGGATCTCTGGGAACCGAACTCCCTTTACCATCAAAAAATGTGGCAATAACCGCTTTAGATACTCTGAAAAGTTTTCTTAGAAGTCAAGATATGAATGATGAGCTTCATAATTCTTTAGCAGACCTTGAAATTTTTATTAACTCTTTATCATGTAAGTAATTATTTATTGTACACCATCTGAAGATAATAGCTTTTTGTAATACATTTTACTATTTAAGGTATGTAAAGGGAAAATACTACTTAaacctaaaaaatgaaaaactagtaATCTTTGGTTTAATTGCAAATGTCTTTAGTCTGAAGAGCAAAGTTCCCTAGGTAGATTAAATAATGagtaagtaaatgaaaaatacGAATTTCAATTTAGTAAGGTTTGGGGGAGCAGAAAATGAATTTCAGAGGCCTTGTACTTGGAACATACAGCATAtatgtcaaaaataaaaagaattctccAGCTGTTTGATTCATACAGGTTGAACTGGTGATTgctattttctgggtttttttaagttCAGGTCATGTTCTaggatattttaatttatctacCTCATCTGAGAAACAAAATATCTATCGGTTAGATATTTAGTTTTATGAACATATATATTCTAACTAGACTTAAATATTGAgtgttaattttaaattatttttctcataactAGCTAATCGTCCtaataaaaactatgaaaaattactgaaaataaaatctgaCCCAATTATATACCGATATGATTAAAAATGTGTCTAACTTTCAAGTTATTTCTATATAAGATCAAATAAAAGACTATGACcttatcagatttttttaatcatctaTAACCAGAAGGTGATATGGGTTCTTCctaaatatttgtatgtatatgtgtgtgtttaaatagAAAAGTACATTATTGAAACATGTATTAAACTCTTacaatattcatattttaataagattactcttaaaaagtaaatatgaatatacatatgcagttactaaaaaagaaaatgtcttacGTAGTTCTTAGATAGTTTTCCAATTTTAAGAGCTGAAACTTTTAATCTGTAATGTTGAATTTTTtggattttacttaattttattttcagaaaaaactgTTCTTTCAGCATattttgatgtttgtttttttttttcaaatccagTGGGTAACATTTTGGATTAGCTTTCTGTTTGGGGAAGTTTTgtcttcagaatgttttaaaatgttgtatgaaATTATTTATATTCCATCCATAAAATAGTCTTTAACcaacagaaaaatataacaatGTGTCAGACTTTTCTGttgttaaattttaaatactACGTTTATTTAACTTATTACATCTAATTTAGTGTTCCCtttgaaaagtattttgaaaaagtataaaacattatGCAGATGATTTTTATTCTGAATTATCATTAATCTGCCAACACAAGACATATTTGGaaggaaatatttatagaaagtatttttattttccactgtTGATTTACTTTGCTTTTGAGATTTAGTTACAGTAAgccttaaaaatatatcaatgtTAAGAAAGTTTCTTTTAGAGTGAAATAcggattatttaaatttaattaaaaacatttttattaatgatttgatttaaaattttaaagtggtGGAATCATGGACTTAAATCATGGACGTTGATCTCTCTTAAGAGCCCCACCTGTAACCAAAGTACTTGGTGTATACTGAGCCCTcaataaattttttctctttctttctttacttcatACCATTTtgatatcaaatattttatttaatcattccaGATATTTTATGACATAagaattattatctccatttttacagatgaggaaattaaaaccTGGAAAGATGACTTGGTTAAAAATCTCAGGACCAAAACTAAAATGCAGTAGTTCCCCATCACCTCGTCCTGTGTTCTTCTAACTATATACCACAATACTAATTTTCTATACTCtataaaagaaaattctgttgttttttcctCTTGAGTTTAGGGCCCCGAGGTCAAAGTATTTCAGAAAATACCCTGCCTGGATCTTTGCTGATAGCTGTATTCATTAACATCTCTCCTGAGAACATTGTTGCTAATGAAGTACCAGGACCTTTTGATTTGGTAATTCTGTACCACTTTAACACAGAGGTTCCAGTGGAGttctaatgaaaatatttagaacaacTTTAATATTCCCAAAGTGTTGAAAGTACCTactcttttttcctctgtatgaCATCATCCATTTTCTACTTCTGGGGCATAATAAATCTAAAGGTGATAAAATAAGACAAGGCTCCTATAAAGAATAAGCAAAAGATGCCTGCAGATTTAAATTCAAAGATAACTTGTAAGTTGTTGATGACGTGCATGCTTCTGTGTAGTTTACAAGATATATAGATTTAAATCATTCtcagaacaaaagttttaaaaagtcacttttcCTAAGACAGTCACTACTGCTTGCCTCACTCCTGATTTATCTTCTCTATACACAGTCAGTACAAAGTTGGGACTAAATGTCACTTGCCTTTTCAAAGAACTTGATTtacaattcactcatttttcaattaaatgtggcattattttcattattcttcctTATAAATTCCTACTGTTTCAACAGTGTTTTTGCCTGTTTCTACTTCATCAAGCAACAAATCTTGTGTTGAATTTGGGACATGGTTTCACTCCACTAGTAAGAGGATAAAGCAGGACAATGAGTAAATCAAGGCCTGTGGGTTTCATGTTACTTGCCTGGCTTCTTATTTGGACCTAATATCAAATGTTAAACCTCCCTCTTAGTGTATACAAAGCAGTATAATTGGAAGGGGGAGTAAAGTAGGAGAGGAAGAGTCGAAGGAGAGCTTGCCATGCAGACATGTCAGATGTCAAGAGAAGCCCTCTCGATCACTGGCCCAGCAGGGGCATGGTAGAGACAGGCAGATAGAGGTTTGCCTCTAGGAAAGACAACACCACACATCTGCCCAGAGGTTCAGAGTCCAGTGGTGGGCTGGATCTTTGGGGGCACTAAAAGCTACTTGGGCCGAGGACAGAGTGGTATAAGGCAGCCAGACAGCTACCCTAGCTGCTGAGAGAAGATCCCATGAGAGGAAGGCCTAGGTTAGGGGCCACGATATGCATACAATTAAGTTCTCAGAAAACATTTCATTCGCTGGAATATATTAAATCTGGCCCTAGTTCTATGCTACCTTGTGAAAGacatttcatttctctgaatctcagtttcctccatCCATAAAATGAGACTGACACttcatttgaatttattttgaagatgaaagaaaaatttgcaTGTGAATGCCTTTAGCAAACTCTGAAGTGTTCCAGAACGATAGAGAATGACCAGAAAGGTGCCTCTATGTTGCTACTCCCAGATATGCTCAAGTATTAATATTGTAGTCACTAAACACCACTGACAGTTTTCTCATTGAGATTCTTCTGTGCagtaaaacagaaaagccaaCACTTCTAGAAATACGCAATTCAtctgtagaaataaaaaaattatttcctttttgaatgaGGGAATAAGGAGACTTTGAAaccttcacttttaaaaaaacgGATCCTCACGGAAAGCAATTCAATAAAGTAAGTACTCATTGTGAAGTAGCCCTTTCTAAGTAGCCCCTTCCATCACCACGCTAGCTGATTTGATTGTACTATTTCCTTGGCCTGTGATTAACTTGTGTAGCTGAGGGTAACCCCGAGTCGGGCGGAATACTAATATACACACTGCTAGTGTAATCTGcttgggttgccataacaaaataccattgactgggtggcttaaacaacagaaacttattttcttacCATTCTAGAGGATGGAAGTCTTGAAATCAGGGTGCCAGCTGGTCAGTTTATGGTGAGGGCTCTCGCCTTGGGTTGCAGACAGTTGTCTTCTTACTGATACTCATGTGACCTCTTCTTTGTGCCAGcacagggagagagagcaagtgCTAGCTCTCTGGTGTCCCTTATAAGAGCACTATCCTGTCGCGAGGACCCCatcttcatgacctcatctaaccctaattactttCTTAAAGCTCCATCTCCAAGTACCATCACCCtggggagttagggcttcaacatatgaattctgagtCATTCGTTCTGTCCATAACGACTACCTCGTACCGAagaaagtacagttgacccttgaaaaacacaGCTTTGAATTGCAAGGGTCCACTTAGATGTGCATTTCTTTcactaaatacatactacaggACTACACTGGCCCCCAGTTGGTTGAATGCATGGATACAGAGAGGAGACTGTAAAGTTATACGCATATTTTCAACTTCCTGGAGGGTCGGTGCCCCTAACCCAcaagttgttcaagggttaactgttcTCACATATTAATTTAGTTTTCGATTTGCTATAAACTAAAAAGGTATGCATATTTCAGAACTTGTTAATTAGCTGTAGCTATTAGCAAAGACTTTAAAGTTTATgaaaccttaaaaagaaatgggaacataTTTCATGTCCTTGAACAAATGGACTCAACTTTGAAATATGTCCGTTTTCTCcaagttaattttaaaacaaaatcccaATGCAGGTTTGCTGAAAAGTTTGCaaaataattctgatttttatctggaagaataaaaatgtatcaatatctaaggaattcttgaaaaataaaaataggtagtATTTGACCTATAGCAGAAGTTTAAACGGTATAGTGTTGGCAAGGGAATTAATAGGTCAATCAAAGGAATAATGTATGATGtctagaaaaagacaaagaatttgcatatgataaaaatagtttttaatcaGTGGTGAAAAAGATGGATTATTAAGTAACTGGCACTGGGGCAACTGGTTAACAatataggatttttaaaagtcatattcAAAATGAATCCTAGAAGGATTAAActcttaaaaggaaggaaagaaagcaaaaaaggaagaaaggaaggaggagaggaaaggaaaaagaaaaagagaaaggaagagaggaaagaaacttGCAAACACCAAGAAAAATATaggtaaatgtatatattttaatattacttcaacagagatcttttaaaaagtatgacaCTCAAGAAAAGTAGTTGAGTATTAAAATACTAATaaagtatgaaaatattttcaacatcactaaaaatcaaagaaatgcaagcaAAAATGGGGTATCTTTTGGGGGAGGGCATAGCACATTAGAAAATGTTATAAAGAAGGATAATACCAAATGTAGACAAGAGCACAGAAAAATGggtgcactgttgttgggaatataaTTTGGTACACTGTGTTAAAATTATAGCTGACATGTATTAAATGCTTACTAATTACCcaactgttctaagtgttttgcaTATGttgtctcacttaatcctcagaaTACCTCCAattattatcatttccattttaccacTGAGAAAATTTAAGTACAGCTACAgctaataaataacaaaacaaggATTTAAACCCAGAAAACCTGACTTAGAAATATGTTGTACATGATATAAATTCATCCTAACAAAACAAAGATATTAAGAATATTTGTTGCAGTGTATACAGGACCATAGTTCCTTATCCAAAGCCTTGGGGTCATATATGTTTCAGAATTAAGAATTTCTCAGATTTGAAAAAGATAATAATGCATATACTTCATATTATATAACACCCCCTGGGAATACTATGGCAGCATCCCCAAACAATAATTTTGCGGTGAATCATAGTCACATGAAGTCAGATATGTAAAGATTATAAATAGCTTAGTAGCTTCCTAGTTTTTACTGCCAAATAAGTTCATGTCAGGCCAGCTTTTACCACCACACAGGTTACAAAAAGATTTTCAGAGCTTTTCATGTTTCAGGATGCAGATAGCAGATTGCAGTCCTGTAATAgcttaaagcaaaaacaaaaaaacaaaaactatttgaaggtttttaagaaaattgattaCGTATATGTTTACGTTGATGAAACATCAAGGTctaaacttctttaaaatttcttttacttgTGTGTATATGCAAATTTCCTTGCTTGAACTGAAGTGCATATTTTCTAAATTCAACTTGCAAATTCTGGAACTAAAATCTCCTCTGATTCTCCTTTTTGAACATCTTACTGTTACCACAAGGCTAGGAAACTCCTTGCCAAGTGAAACAGAAACTATACATAGTATCAAACTGGTGAAAAACTAGACTTGCTGGTTTAAGGTACTATAAATTACACGTTCATCTTCGCTCCTTAGTCCAATACAAGTCCAAAGAAGTCAGCTTCCTGACTTCTTTGATAGGAAAACTCTTAGCCAATGTGTCAGGGAGAAAAGTCAGAAGAATAGGAGCCCCATTTCACTccacttttacttatttttttctgagtcatCAAATCCCAACAACatcatgttttgctttttaaaggtgGACT from Pseudorca crassidens isolate mPseCra1 chromosome 4, mPseCra1.hap1, whole genome shotgun sequence includes the following:
- the TIGD4 gene encoding tigger transposable element-derived protein 4 — its product is MAEAPVDASTLPVTVKKKKSLSIEEKIDIINAVESGKKKAEIAAEYGIKKNSLSSIMKNKDKVLEAFESLRFDPKRKRLRTAFYTDLEEALMRWYRIAQCLNVPVNGPMLRLKANDFAQKLGHNDFKCSNGWLDRFKSRYGLVFRAQPVEATGVSVDPSDVWHQNILPYYLNDYHPKNVFNVKETGLLYRMLPTNTFAFKGETCSIGKLCKDRITLVVGTNMDGSEKLPLLIIGKNRNPHCFKGVKSLPVYYEANKMARMTSVVFEQWMRKLDEKFQAQQRRVVIFVESFPAHPEVKNLKSIELAFFPSCLSSKLIAMKQGVIKSLKIKYRHCLIKKFLSSVEGSKEFMFSLLDAVDTLHLCWRAVTPETIVKSYEEAGFKSQKGESDKTNAETDTGLDLVVHAQAAGVEFPEGLSIEEYAALDDDLETCEAAPSDDAVWTKESKADETGFYTSDEEDDGGSLGTELPLPSKNVAITALDTLKSFLRSQDMNDELHNSLADLEIFINSLSCK